A genomic segment from Streptosporangium roseum DSM 43021 encodes:
- a CDS encoding transposase, protein MICADELGPVTPRTFPPAPGWSVGGHRIKDRLEYSRGTDKTWVYGALRIRDGTELTFCAPSRNSDGWIQLLMRIATANRRGPIVVITDNLSSHFSWRVRQWLARHPRIRQVFIPVRACWLNLAEGWWRLLRRAAFAGQTFADATEIAYAVALATAQLNAHAQPWIWGRPSPQPRILRHKFVYLL, encoded by the coding sequence GTGATCTGCGCCGACGAGCTGGGACCGGTGACCCCGCGCACCTTCCCGCCCGCACCCGGCTGGTCGGTCGGCGGGCATCGGATCAAGGACCGGCTGGAGTATTCACGCGGCACCGACAAGACCTGGGTCTACGGCGCGCTGCGCATCCGCGACGGCACCGAGCTCACCTTCTGCGCGCCCTCGCGCAACAGCGACGGCTGGATCCAGCTGCTGATGCGGATCGCCACCGCCAACCGGCGTGGCCCGATCGTCGTCATCACCGACAATCTGTCCAGCCATTTCAGCTGGCGGGTCCGCCAATGGCTGGCCCGTCATCCGCGGATCCGCCAGGTGTTCATCCCGGTCAGGGCCTGCTGGCTGAACCTGGCCGAGGGCTGGTGGCGACTACTACGCCGGGCCGCGTTCGCCGGGCAGACCTTCGCCGACGCCACCGAGATCGCCTACGCGGTCGCCCTCGCCACCGCCCAACTCAACGCCCACGCCCAGCCCTGGATCTGGGGACGGCCATCCCCGCAGCCCCGAATCCTCCGGCATAAGTTCGTCTACCTGCTTTAA
- a CDS encoding helix-turn-helix domain-containing protein codes for MPKLLYARPPADAEEERQIRKLAGARHAPADWITRAQMIAFSWQGQRTSAIAARLGCHMQTVRERIERFNAEGLAGLGDRPGAGRKPRLTEIERGCVIALARSAPPGRPVREGAGDLVADDESGPAQWTLDSLTAAARAQGIVIARSQVRRILLTEKVRWRHTRSWSESTDPQFTPKGPKSSASTPTRRPAPR; via the coding sequence ATGCCGAAACTGCTGTACGCGCGTCCGCCGGCGGACGCCGAAGAAGAGCGGCAGATCCGCAAACTGGCCGGGGCCCGCCATGCCCCGGCCGACTGGATCACGCGGGCGCAGATGATCGCCTTCAGCTGGCAGGGGCAGCGCACCAGCGCCATCGCGGCCAGGCTGGGCTGTCACATGCAGACCGTGCGCGAGCGGATCGAGCGCTTCAACGCCGAAGGCCTGGCCGGGCTCGGCGATCGGCCCGGGGCGGGCCGTAAACCCCGGCTCACCGAGATCGAACGCGGGTGTGTCATCGCCCTGGCGCGCTCGGCCCCGCCCGGACGACCGGTTCGCGAAGGGGCTGGCGACCTGGTCGCCGACGACGAGAGCGGTCCCGCGCAGTGGACTCTGGACAGCCTGACCGCCGCCGCCCGCGCGCAGGGCATCGTCATCGCCCGCAGCCAGGTCCGCCGGATCCTACTCACAGAGAAGGTCCGCTGGCGGCACACCCGCTCCTGGAGCGAATCGACCGATCCGCAGTTCACCCCAAAAGGGCCGAAATCATCGGCCTCTACACCCACCCGCCGCCCGGCACCACGGTGA